TGTTGGACTGGGCCTTATAGGAGGTTCATTAGCGAAAGACTTACGTACAAAAGGAATTGCCAAAACCATTATCGGATCTGATAAAAGCTTAATTCATTGCCAAAAGGCAAAAGAGTTGGGCATTATTGATGACTATAAACCATTGGAAGAAGCCGTTAAAGAGGCAGACATTGTTATTGTTTCGGTACCTGTAAATGCTACTTTAAAAGTATTACCACAAGTATTAGACAATATTTCAGAAAAGACCGTCGTGATGGACGTAGGATCTACTAAATCTGAAATTTGTAAATTAATTCAAAATCATCCCAAAAGAAAGAATTATGTTGCCAATCATCCAATTGCTGGTACTGAGAACTCCGGTCCGGAAGCAGCAATTGATGGCTTATTCGATAAAAAGACCACAATAATTTGTGAACAAGAAAAGTCTGATCCAAAAGCTGTTCTGTTAATAAAAATTATTCATGAAGCTATAGGTATGCATGTAATCCACATGGACGCAGATGAGCATGACAGACATATCGCATATGTTTCTCACCTTTCACATGTGATCTCCTATGTTTTGGGCAAAACGGTTTTGGAAATCGAAAAAGACGAGACAAATATTTTCGAATTGGCCGGTTCTGGCTTTGCTTCTACAGCTCGCCTGGCCAAAAGCTCACCAGAAATGTGGACTCCTATCTTTTTACAAAACAAAAAATCATTGTTGAAATCAGTGGATGAGTACATTAAAAATCTTAACGATTTCCGTGAACTAATTGCCAATAACGATGAAAATGCATTATTTGAAGAGATCGGAAAAATAAACGACATAAGACGGGTCCTAGACGGTCTGGCATTGAAACGCGCTAAAGGACATTAATATTTTCAAGCCGGAGTGGTCTTAATTCATTAATACAGCTCCGGTTCTATACCTACATCTACAATTACATTTACCTCCACCGCTTTATTATCAACTTAAAAATTGTTATGCGTTATATTTTTTGTTGTATTACACTCATACTCCTATCCATTCAGGTTTCAGCCCAAAAAAAGCTTTCTGAAAGCATCAAACATAGTCGTTATACCTACATTTATCTCCTGAACAATGACCAACTTAGGCTGCTTCACAAAAATGGACTTAACAGCTTCAATGAAAGTTACATTACGAAGCCGGTTGATTCATTTTTAACTTTAAGTTCCTATAACAAAACATTAAAACCTGGTACTTACGCTTTTGTTAAGGCTCAAAACAGTCAGCTAAATTACCGCATCGAGCAGATTGCCGGAATAAACCCCTATTTATTCAGTTCAGGAAAAAAGTTTGAGCTGATTATTGCTAAATGTAATTCCCAAATCATTGATCCTGAGGCAAAAGTTTATCTCAATAAAAAATCAATTCCATTTGATAAAAATACTCAAACCTGGCATCGTAAGCTAAAGTTAATGAAAGGCCTGCTTAGAGTTACGTCTAGCGGCATTGATAATTACTTCACTATTGATGACGATTATAATCCTCGCCACTTTAATTATAATTACGGTTCAGCAAATTCTTCGTTTTTCAGCGATTACATTAGTTTACCGATTAAAAAACATGTGTGGAACCCAATAAAGAGGACTTTTAAAGGCCAAAATGGCAATAAACGTTCACAAGCGCTACTTAGCAAACATGCAGGTTTTGTTGTGTTCAGTAAACCTCAATACAGGCCAAATGACACTGTAAAATTAAAAGCCTACATAACCGACACTAAAGGTAACGCGATTGAAGATGATGAACTGGTTTTAAATATTGGAACGAGTTATCATACTGATGACTTAAAACAATTAGGTCTTGTAAAATCATACCGGAAAGGAGCATTCGAATACAGTTTTGTACTCACGGATAGTCTAGACCTTGATCTTGATGAAACTCAAACGATCTACTTTCAACGAAAACCCTCAAAAAACACAAAAAAGAAGAATGACCCAAATGAGGGTGAACAGGAAATCGACGTAAACAAAAACACCTTAATAAAAGGCAATTTCTTGTTTGAAGATTATGAATTAAAAGATGTTCAGTTTACCGCCAGAGTTGAAAAAACCTTTCAAAAAGGTGAACCTATTGTTGTGCATTGCAAAGCGTTTGACGAAAACGACATGGCCATACCTGATGGTAAGGTCAACATTACCATTTTAACCAGCTATGTATCTAGTTTTATAAACAAGAATGTGTTTGTGCCCGATAGCATCCTCATTCATAATCAGAACCTCGATCCTGTTGGAGAAACACGTATCGAGTTCCCAGCTGATAAATTTCCTGAAGCGAATGTCAACTATAGGGCGATTGTGACTTTTTTAAACAGTGACAACCAGCGCTTAACACAACACCTCCAATTCAATGTTGAACAAAACACAAACAAGCTTAAAGCTGAATTTCATAATGACAGTTTAATCATTAACTGGCTAAAGGCAGGAAAGCCTGTTTCGGGGCAAGCTAAAGCTACAAGTTTTACAGTTAATAATGATTCACTGCAAACCTACACTCAACAGCTGCCAATTAAACTGCCCATTCAACAGCTTGTTCGTTATTATGAAATACGACTTGATTCACTTACCGAAACACTCCAATTGGATGACTTGGACAAAAGCCCATCGATAAATGCCTACCGTACCCCTGATTCACTTTTTATTGATGTAGATAACCCTCATCAACTTAATTTTTGGTATTCG
Above is a window of Solitalea lacus DNA encoding:
- a CDS encoding prephenate dehydrogenase; amino-acid sequence: MNLTVVGLGLIGGSLAKDLRTKGIAKTIIGSDKSLIHCQKAKELGIIDDYKPLEEAVKEADIVIVSVPVNATLKVLPQVLDNISEKTVVMDVGSTKSEICKLIQNHPKRKNYVANHPIAGTENSGPEAAIDGLFDKKTTIICEQEKSDPKAVLLIKIIHEAIGMHVIHMDADEHDRHIAYVSHLSHVISYVLGKTVLEIEKDETNIFELAGSGFASTARLAKSSPEMWTPIFLQNKKSLLKSVDEYIKNLNDFRELIANNDENALFEEIGKINDIRRVLDGLALKRAKGH